The following are encoded together in the Scytonema millei VB511283 genome:
- a CDS encoding nicotinate phosphoribosyltransferase has protein sequence MSSRWNDAENTILQEREDRALTLTEVDYSLLTDLYQLTMAACYVGEGLEQSQASFELTVRRLPQGFGYLIAMGLAQALEYLEKLKFSPAQIAALQATGLFHHAPKQFWSLLAEAEFTGDVWAVREGTAIFPHEPLLRVEAPLWQAQLVETYLLNTINYQTLIATRAARMRDVAGAEATLLEFGTRRAFSPQASLWAARAALAAGLDATSNVLAAVRLGQKPSGTMAHSLVMALAATAGSEADAFTAFHRYFPGSPLLIDTYDTIAAAESLAESVRSGKMQLAGVRIDSGDLLTLSQQVRSLLPGVPIFASGDVDEWEITRLRASGACIDGYGLGTRLVTGAPVNGVYKLVEIDGIPVMKESSGKMTYPGRKQIFRHVETLHETSGQCDRLGLITEDPQPGEQPLLEMVMQGGKIIQPPEAIAQIRQRTAATVESLPTQCRQLDNPTTVEVQISAALQELTDTTKHQPPRIVASEGR, from the coding sequence ATGAGTTCACGCTGGAACGATGCGGAAAACACCATACTCCAAGAACGAGAAGATCGAGCCTTAACGCTGACAGAGGTTGATTACAGCCTGCTGACCGATCTTTATCAGCTAACAATGGCAGCTTGCTATGTTGGCGAAGGGTTGGAACAATCTCAGGCAAGTTTTGAATTAACAGTGCGTCGCTTACCCCAAGGATTCGGTTACTTAATTGCGATGGGTTTAGCGCAAGCATTAGAATACTTGGAAAAGTTGAAGTTTAGCCCCGCACAAATTGCCGCTTTGCAGGCTACGGGACTGTTTCACCACGCACCAAAACAATTTTGGTCGCTGCTGGCTGAGGCTGAATTTACGGGCGATGTATGGGCTGTACGGGAAGGAACGGCAATATTTCCTCACGAACCACTATTACGAGTGGAAGCCCCTTTGTGGCAAGCGCAGTTAGTAGAAACATACCTCCTCAATACGATTAATTACCAAACTTTGATAGCTACACGCGCTGCTCGAATGCGGGATGTTGCAGGTGCGGAGGCAACGTTATTAGAATTTGGTACGCGCAGGGCATTTAGTCCTCAAGCTTCTCTGTGGGCAGCTCGCGCCGCTTTAGCAGCAGGGCTAGATGCTACGTCGAACGTACTAGCAGCGGTGCGACTGGGACAAAAACCCAGCGGGACGATGGCACATTCGCTAGTAATGGCACTTGCAGCTACAGCAGGCAGCGAAGCTGACGCATTTACAGCTTTCCATCGCTATTTTCCTGGCTCACCACTATTGATCGATACTTACGATACGATCGCCGCCGCTGAATCTTTGGCAGAATCAGTTCGGTCAGGCAAAATGCAGCTGGCTGGGGTGAGAATCGATTCGGGAGATTTGCTGACTCTATCGCAACAAGTGCGATCGCTCCTTCCTGGCGTACCAATCTTTGCCAGTGGTGATGTAGACGAGTGGGAAATTACCAGACTGAGAGCAAGTGGTGCTTGCATTGATGGTTACGGATTGGGAACGCGATTGGTTACAGGTGCGCCTGTCAATGGTGTCTACAAGCTGGTAGAAATAGATGGCATTCCAGTCATGAAAGAATCGAGTGGCAAAATGACTTATCCTGGTCGCAAGCAGATTTTTCGCCATGTAGAGACGTTACATGAAACTTCTGGGCAATGCGATCGCCTGGGACTGATAACAGAAGATCCGCAACCAGGCGAACAACCTTTGCTAGAAATGGTGATGCAAGGAGGGAAAATAATACAGCCACCAGAAGCGATCGCCCAGATCCGCCAACGGACGGCGGCGACAGTCGAAAGCTTGCCGACTCAGTGCAGGCAGTTAGACAATCCTACAACAGTAGAGGTACAAATTTCTGCTGCTTTGCAGGAGTTGACAGACACAACAAAACACCAACCGCCCAGGATTGTAGCTAGCGAAGGAAGATAA
- the radC gene encoding RadC family protein, whose translation MTYCLRIADLPTTERPRERLITHGAQILATAELIAILLGTGQGAGKLSAVGLGQYILQELSKNQREPLAVLREVSIQELMQIDGIGPAKATTILAAVELGKRVFQSRPLDRQPIESPAVAAAVLSQDLMWQPQERFAVLLLDVKNRLIGTKVITIGTATETLASPREIFREVIRQGATRVIVAHNHPSGNVEPSSQDIELTRQLLAGAQLLGIPILDHLILGNGNHQSLRELTGLWEEYPQGD comes from the coding sequence ATGACCTATTGCCTCAGAATTGCCGATTTACCAACTACAGAGCGCCCTCGCGAGAGGCTAATAACTCATGGAGCGCAAATTTTAGCTACAGCCGAGTTAATTGCTATTTTGCTCGGTACGGGACAAGGAGCGGGAAAACTTTCTGCTGTTGGATTAGGGCAATATATCTTACAAGAATTGAGTAAAAATCAACGCGAACCATTGGCGGTGCTGCGAGAAGTGAGCATTCAAGAACTGATGCAAATCGATGGTATTGGTCCTGCTAAAGCAACGACTATTTTGGCAGCTGTTGAATTAGGTAAGCGGGTGTTTCAATCGCGTCCTTTAGACCGTCAACCTATAGAAAGTCCCGCAGTAGCGGCAGCGGTGTTGAGTCAAGATTTAATGTGGCAACCGCAGGAGCGTTTTGCCGTCTTACTTTTAGATGTAAAAAATCGTCTCATTGGGACGAAGGTGATAACAATTGGTACGGCAACGGAAACTCTTGCTTCTCCCCGCGAAATTTTTCGCGAGGTAATTCGTCAAGGAGCAACGCGAGTCATTGTGGCTCACAATCATCCTTCAGGCAATGTCGAACCGAGTTCGCAAGATATTGAATTAACCCGCCAGTTACTGGCAGGAGCGCAGTTACTAGGTATTCCCATACTCGATCATCTAATTTTAGGTAATGGCAACCATCAAAGTTTGCGAGAGCTAACTGGTTTGTGGGAAGAATACCCGCAAGGAGATTGA
- a CDS encoding phosphoribulokinase, whose protein sequence is MSNRPIVLGIVGDSAAGKTTLTKGIAQVLGEENVTVICTDDYHRYDRVQRKELGITALHPDCNYLDIMQQHLSLLRTGQPILKPIYSHNTGTFEPPQYIKPSKFVIIEGLLGYSTRGARESYDVKVYLAPPESLRATWKVKRDTMKRGYTPEQVMGELQKREPDSEAFIRPQRQWSDIVVSFYPPREDAEESNSQQNLNVRLVLRPTIPHPDFTEIIQSNRADYTSPIRLELDRDMGKPVDVLEIDGHATKEDVIHLERMLCSEIPSLIPFCSTDSNPDLGKLVGTTGEILQSYPLALTQLLISYHMLKAARIV, encoded by the coding sequence ATGAGCAATCGTCCAATCGTGCTAGGTATTGTTGGTGATAGTGCCGCTGGCAAAACAACTTTAACTAAAGGAATTGCTCAGGTGCTAGGTGAAGAAAATGTCACGGTAATTTGCACGGATGATTACCATCGCTACGATCGCGTCCAACGCAAAGAGCTAGGAATTACGGCATTACATCCCGACTGCAACTATCTGGATATTATGCAACAACACCTGTCTCTCTTGCGAACGGGACAGCCAATTCTCAAACCAATCTACAGCCACAATACAGGTACGTTTGAGCCACCACAGTACATTAAACCGAGTAAATTTGTCATTATTGAAGGCTTGCTCGGTTATTCTACGCGGGGTGCGAGAGAAAGCTATGATGTTAAAGTTTACCTCGCTCCACCCGAATCGCTGCGGGCGACTTGGAAAGTTAAGCGCGACACCATGAAGCGCGGTTATACTCCAGAACAAGTCATGGGAGAATTACAAAAGCGCGAACCCGATTCTGAAGCTTTTATCCGTCCCCAGCGCCAGTGGTCTGATATTGTAGTCAGTTTCTATCCACCGCGCGAAGATGCAGAAGAGAGCAACAGTCAACAGAATTTGAATGTCAGACTAGTGTTGCGTCCGACCATCCCCCATCCAGATTTTACTGAAATTATTCAATCGAATCGAGCTGACTATACCTCACCAATTCGCCTAGAACTCGATCGCGATATGGGTAAGCCAGTCGATGTCCTCGAAATTGACGGTCATGCCACCAAGGAAGACGTAATTCACTTAGAACGAATGTTGTGTAGCGAGATTCCTTCTTTAATCCCATTTTGCAGTACGGATAGCAACCCCGATCTGGGTAAGTTAGTGGGAACAACTGGAGAAATCCTGCAAAGTTATCCGCTTGCCTTGACTCAACTCCTCATCTCCTATCACATGCTCAAAGCCGCTCGGATTGTTTAG
- a CDS encoding peptidoglycan D,D-transpeptidase FtsI family protein, whose translation MSIFPSSDARRQRRTAKNRDRSQANRPQHRQRLKQPRTVEKPVSNQQQKSNRLPLLRLLLVWSVLMGTCVAMGIKLYRLQVIHAPKLFAQARKQQLTSIPGFVIRRPVVDCNQNVLAMDRLVYHLYARPGQFNLSKEKIAARLAPLLQSSPTQLVKRFNQPSNSIRLTSVVPEEMFPQIDSLTIDGKKVRGLELVPQFSRFYPQHTLLADIVGYVNTDREGKAGVEASHNQQLESLVKPIPSLSRDGNNEIMSYSVPDNFAEVDDTRLELTVDLRLQRAAQAALSKQLKAVQAKRGSVIVMDARDGSILAMVDEPSYDPNEFYKYDFELFRNWAISDLYEPGSTFKPLNVAIALELKAIHPNEIFPDPDTIKIGGRIIKNADPEPYKELSVAGILQHSSNVGMVQIAQRISPATYYDWLKKLGLGQSLATDLAAVAPSQIKSKKQFVTYPIEPATASFGQGFALTPIKLVQLHAALANGGKLVTPHVVRGRFDSNGHPQWQPTLPTPQQVFSPSVAKTVLEMMETVVTQGSGKSVRIPGYRIAGKTGTAQKASARGGYDSTAKITSFVSILPVDAPRYVILAVIDEPTKVPKGQLIRGSTTAVPVVKSVIDALISTERIPPNQPTQRIQNSEFGIRN comes from the coding sequence ATGTCTATCTTTCCTTCTTCTGATGCCCGTCGTCAGCGTCGTACTGCTAAAAACCGCGATCGCAGCCAAGCAAACCGCCCTCAGCATCGCCAACGGCTGAAGCAACCTCGGACAGTAGAAAAGCCAGTTTCAAATCAGCAACAAAAGAGCAACCGCTTGCCCTTATTGCGGCTGCTACTTGTATGGAGCGTCCTGATGGGGACTTGCGTAGCAATGGGAATAAAATTGTATCGGCTGCAAGTCATACACGCACCAAAATTGTTTGCACAAGCACGCAAACAGCAGTTGACAAGTATCCCTGGGTTTGTCATCCGTCGCCCAGTGGTAGATTGCAATCAAAATGTACTGGCGATGGATCGGTTGGTCTATCACTTATATGCTCGTCCCGGCCAATTTAATCTATCCAAAGAAAAAATTGCTGCTCGGCTAGCACCCCTACTTCAGAGTTCTCCTACTCAGCTTGTCAAGCGGTTCAATCAACCTAGTAATTCAATTCGCTTGACTTCAGTTGTCCCTGAAGAAATGTTCCCGCAGATCGATAGCTTGACGATTGATGGTAAGAAGGTTAGAGGTCTTGAGCTAGTTCCACAATTTTCGCGCTTCTATCCGCAACACACTCTGCTAGCAGACATAGTGGGGTATGTCAATACGGATCGTGAAGGCAAGGCAGGGGTAGAAGCGAGTCACAATCAGCAACTAGAAAGCTTGGTCAAACCAATTCCATCTTTGTCCAGGGACGGAAATAACGAAATTATGAGTTATTCCGTTCCCGATAACTTTGCCGAGGTTGACGATACACGCTTGGAATTGACGGTCGATCTGCGCTTGCAGCGTGCAGCTCAAGCAGCTCTCAGTAAGCAGTTAAAGGCAGTGCAGGCGAAGCGGGGTAGCGTTATTGTCATGGATGCGCGAGACGGCAGCATTTTGGCAATGGTGGACGAACCATCTTACGATCCAAATGAATTTTACAAATATGATTTTGAGTTGTTTCGGAATTGGGCAATCTCAGATTTATACGAACCAGGCTCGACATTTAAGCCATTGAATGTGGCGATCGCGCTGGAGCTAAAAGCAATTCATCCTAATGAAATCTTTCCCGATCCAGACACGATAAAAATAGGTGGAAGGATAATTAAAAATGCCGATCCAGAACCTTACAAAGAGCTTTCCGTCGCTGGCATCCTCCAACATTCTAGTAATGTTGGAATGGTACAGATTGCACAACGAATTTCTCCAGCCACCTACTATGATTGGTTGAAAAAATTGGGGTTAGGGCAATCTCTCGCTACAGATTTAGCTGCTGTCGCTCCCAGTCAAATCAAAAGTAAAAAGCAGTTTGTCACTTACCCAATTGAACCAGCTACCGCTTCATTTGGTCAAGGTTTTGCTCTTACGCCGATTAAACTCGTACAGTTGCACGCCGCTTTAGCCAATGGTGGTAAACTCGTCACGCCTCATGTCGTTAGAGGACGCTTCGATTCCAATGGTCATCCTCAATGGCAACCCACCTTACCAACACCGCAGCAGGTGTTTTCTCCTTCAGTTGCGAAAACAGTACTAGAAATGATGGAGACTGTGGTTACACAAGGATCGGGGAAAAGTGTTCGGATTCCCGGTTATCGAATTGCGGGTAAAACGGGTACGGCTCAAAAAGCCAGTGCTAGAGGTGGCTACGACAGTACAGCCAAAATCACCAGTTTTGTGAGTATTTTACCTGTAGATGCCCCACGTTATGTCATTCTAGCAGTCATAGACGAACCGACCAAAGTACCTAAAGGTCAACTAATTCGCGGTTCTACCACAGCCGTTCCCGTAGTGAAATCTGTCATAGATGCCCTAATCTCTACGGAACGAATTCCACCAAATCAACCCACTCAAAGAATTCAGAATTCGGAATTCGGAATTCGGAATTAA
- a CDS encoding siphovirus Gp157 family protein, protein MTPSHSVENNSSENNLPQSRSRSLFSIGEDLERLNEILDETGDDTQQQEILSEWLQQLGTERDRKLDGYAALISEMQARAEARKAEAQRLMELARADERRSQLLKERLKWFFESQQLKTIETTRYRLSLSKNGGKAPLILKPDLSPQQLPERFTTTSIEPNTSAIRAALEAGETLDFASLGDRSTSIRIK, encoded by the coding sequence GTGACTCCATCTCATTCAGTCGAAAATAATTCATCTGAAAATAACTTGCCCCAATCTAGATCGCGATCGCTCTTTAGTATTGGTGAAGATTTAGAGCGATTAAATGAAATTTTAGATGAAACTGGAGACGACACCCAACAACAAGAAATACTCAGCGAATGGTTGCAACAGCTAGGAACAGAACGCGATCGCAAGTTGGATGGATACGCGGCTTTGATCTCGGAAATGCAAGCGCGTGCTGAGGCGAGAAAAGCAGAAGCGCAACGTCTAATGGAGCTAGCTAGAGCGGACGAAAGGCGATCGCAACTCTTAAAAGAGCGATTAAAATGGTTTTTTGAGTCGCAGCAACTCAAAACGATTGAAACTACCCGTTATCGGCTGTCTTTATCCAAAAATGGTGGTAAAGCCCCCTTAATCCTTAAACCAGATCTCTCACCGCAGCAACTCCCCGAAAGGTTCACAACCACTTCAATTGAACCAAACACGAGTGCCATTCGCGCCGCCTTAGAAGCAGGAGAGACTTTAGATTTTGCTTCCCTGGGCGATCGCAGTACGAGCATAAGGATTAAGTGA
- a CDS encoding ERF family protein, which yields MSETLTSATATSETANHTKSQLYKKILAVQKNLQPLEKTGWNDFQKYSYTTAGDVLLPVHKACSEQGLIAIADCIESHIEPGRASVVVRLTIVDTETGESLSVSAPGYAEDYSWKDSRPTGDKAVYKAITGATKYAVRSCFCLPSDDDPERTPQRLNTRQPMNRYVVNPSKVDSVLLEQTTAELKRVGWSSTQGRLYLQDKFGKSSRQQLSQQELQQFLNHLRSLPEPEAQPILQES from the coding sequence ATGAGCGAAACATTAACTAGTGCCACAGCAACCAGCGAAACAGCGAATCATACTAAAAGTCAGCTATATAAAAAGATCTTAGCCGTACAAAAGAATTTGCAACCTTTAGAAAAAACTGGTTGGAACGACTTTCAGAAATATAGCTACACCACTGCTGGCGACGTTCTTCTACCAGTCCACAAAGCTTGTAGCGAACAAGGATTAATTGCGATCGCAGATTGTATTGAATCTCACATCGAGCCGGGACGAGCTTCAGTAGTCGTCCGCTTAACGATTGTAGATACAGAAACAGGTGAGTCTTTAAGTGTCAGCGCGCCAGGTTACGCCGAAGACTATTCGTGGAAAGATAGTCGTCCTACTGGCGATAAAGCTGTATATAAAGCGATTACAGGAGCCACAAAATACGCCGTCCGTTCTTGCTTTTGTCTCCCATCAGATGACGATCCAGAACGGACACCACAAAGGCTGAATACCAGACAGCCGATGAATCGATATGTCGTCAATCCTAGCAAAGTAGACTCGGTATTGCTGGAACAAACCACAGCAGAATTAAAGCGGGTTGGTTGGTCGAGTACCCAAGGACGGCTATACTTACAAGATAAATTTGGCAAATCCAGCCGTCAGCAACTCAGCCAGCAGGAACTACAACAATTTCTAAATCATCTGCGTTCCTTACCAGAACCAGAAGCCCAACCGATTCTGCAAGAAAGCTGA
- a CDS encoding GNAT family N-acetyltransferase, with protein MEVFQAKIEHLEPIAILFDQYRVFYGQASDLATAKIFLQERLQKHDSLIYVASNRQIVGFTQLYPSFSSVSMQRIWILNDLFVVATHRRQGIAKLLLTAAKQYAQETGAIRITLATQISNISAQTLYESLGYTRDEQFYHYSLRVSEF; from the coding sequence ATGGAAGTTTTTCAGGCTAAAATCGAGCATCTTGAGCCGATAGCTATACTATTTGACCAATATCGCGTTTTTTATGGACAAGCATCGGACTTGGCAACTGCAAAGATTTTTCTGCAAGAACGATTGCAAAAACACGATTCTCTCATCTATGTTGCAAGTAATAGGCAAATCGTCGGATTTACTCAGCTTTACCCCAGTTTTTCTTCAGTATCGATGCAACGAATTTGGATTTTGAACGATCTATTCGTCGTCGCAACGCATCGTAGACAAGGAATTGCCAAGTTATTGCTGACAGCAGCAAAGCAGTATGCTCAAGAAACTGGAGCAATCAGAATCACTCTCGCCACACAAATTTCTAATATCTCAGCCCAAACTTTGTATGAATCACTCGGATACACTAGGGATGAACAGTTTTATCACTATTCGCTGAGAGTGAGTGAATTTTGA
- a CDS encoding HAD-IA family hydrolase, with translation MTQIVRNTMDSELSDVKQPKVIFLDAVGTMFGVKGSVGEVYAQIAQQFGVTVPADRVNSAFYQSFKTAPPPVFPGKQPEEIPQCEFEWWEAIARNTFQKVGFLDSFTDFSGYFSQLYAHFSTAEPWVLYPDVLQALQSWQKLGIELGVLSNFDSRLHSVLQALDLSKFFTSVTISTEVGAAKPDPQIFAAALDKHQCSADLAWHVGDSLQEDYHGAKAAGLRAIWLQR, from the coding sequence ATGACACAAATCGTAAGAAACACGATGGATAGCGAACTGAGTGATGTCAAGCAACCTAAAGTTATTTTTCTCGATGCTGTTGGGACAATGTTTGGAGTTAAAGGTAGTGTTGGTGAAGTGTACGCTCAGATCGCACAACAATTTGGCGTTACCGTACCAGCAGATCGTGTCAACAGTGCTTTCTATCAAAGTTTCAAAACTGCACCACCACCTGTATTTCCTGGGAAGCAGCCAGAGGAAATTCCTCAATGCGAATTTGAATGGTGGGAAGCGATCGCGCGAAATACTTTTCAAAAAGTTGGATTTTTAGATAGTTTTACCGATTTTTCTGGCTATTTCAGCCAACTATATGCTCATTTTTCCACAGCAGAACCGTGGGTACTTTATCCCGACGTGTTACAAGCATTGCAATCTTGGCAGAAACTAGGCATTGAGTTAGGAGTGCTATCTAATTTCGATTCGCGCCTGCATTCGGTTTTACAAGCTTTGGATTTATCCAAGTTTTTCACTTCTGTAACAATTTCTACCGAAGTTGGAGCGGCTAAACCCGATCCACAAATTTTTGCTGCTGCTTTAGACAAACATCAATGTTCGGCAGATTTGGCTTGGCATGTAGGCGATAGTTTACAAGAAGATTATCACGGCGCGAAAGCGGCTGGGTTAAGGGCAATTTGGTTGCAAAGATGA
- a CDS encoding NAD(P)H-quinone oxidoreductase subunit F, which yields MADTFLQTIWLVPIYALIGAISTIPWSPGIIRRTGPRPAAYINLVTTAVAFTHALIALSASWNKPAQYLYFSWLHVANFDFTIAVEVSSLTVGAIALVTGLNVLAIVFAIGYLEMDWGWARFHVMMALFEAGMCALVLCNSLFFSYFILEILTLCTYLLLGFWFSQPLVVTGARDAFLTKRVGDLFLLMGVLALYPLAGTWDFSELARWAQTANVNPTAITLVCLALIAGPMGKCAVFPLHLWLDEAMEGPVPATILRNSVVVATGAWVLVKLQPVLALSPFALSFATFIGAVTAVGASLIVIAQVDVKRALSYSVSAYMGLVFVAVGTGQTQAALLLVFTHAVAISLLVMSTGGVVWNSITQDLRLYGGLWSRRPISAIAFIVGAAGLVAFPPLGGFWALLQIADGLWTTQPLLVGVILVTNALTAFSVTRVFCLMFGNKPKPMTVRSPEVHWPMMLPMTILMGFVMHAPLVLQSLSLLPEWAYINKDVALLLIWSTIFGCSISAVVYLSPLVPKPVTLPWKPLQDFFAYDLYTANLYRVTIVFGVAVVSRLIALIDRYLVDGIVNLVGLVSIFGGETLKYSTSGQSQFYALTILLGVCLLGTIVGWPLLSHMELSFAF from the coding sequence ATGGCTGACACCTTCCTCCAAACCATCTGGTTAGTTCCCATTTATGCCTTGATAGGGGCAATTTCGACGATTCCTTGGTCGCCTGGAATTATTCGACGCACGGGACCCCGCCCAGCAGCATATATTAATTTGGTGACGACTGCTGTTGCCTTCACCCATGCTTTAATTGCCCTGAGCGCATCTTGGAACAAACCAGCTCAATATTTATATTTTTCCTGGTTGCACGTAGCCAATTTTGACTTCACGATCGCCGTAGAAGTTTCTTCACTTACGGTAGGTGCGATCGCTTTAGTTACAGGCTTAAACGTGCTAGCGATCGTCTTTGCGATCGGCTATTTAGAAATGGACTGGGGGTGGGCGCGTTTCCACGTGATGATGGCGCTGTTTGAAGCCGGGATGTGCGCCTTAGTACTATGTAACTCCCTGTTCTTCAGCTACTTTATTCTAGAAATTCTCACCCTGTGTACTTATTTGTTACTAGGCTTCTGGTTCAGTCAGCCATTGGTAGTCACGGGAGCAAGAGACGCTTTTTTAACCAAACGGGTAGGCGATTTGTTTCTATTGATGGGGGTACTTGCTCTATATCCCCTCGCTGGAACTTGGGATTTCTCAGAACTCGCACGGTGGGCGCAAACAGCTAACGTTAACCCCACAGCAATAACATTAGTGTGCTTGGCTCTGATTGCCGGTCCAATGGGTAAATGCGCCGTATTTCCACTGCACTTATGGCTGGACGAGGCAATGGAAGGTCCCGTACCAGCAACGATTTTGCGTAATTCAGTGGTTGTAGCAACAGGTGCTTGGGTACTCGTGAAACTTCAGCCAGTCCTGGCACTTTCGCCCTTTGCCCTATCTTTTGCCACATTCATCGGTGCGGTGACAGCCGTAGGTGCTTCTTTGATTGTCATCGCTCAAGTTGATGTCAAGCGCGCTTTGTCATATTCTGTCAGTGCTTACATGGGTTTAGTATTTGTGGCTGTAGGTACGGGACAAACTCAAGCCGCACTACTATTAGTATTTACCCATGCCGTAGCAATTTCACTGCTCGTCATGAGTACGGGTGGTGTAGTTTGGAATAGTATTACTCAGGATCTTCGTCTTTATGGAGGATTGTGGTCGCGCCGACCGATTTCAGCTATTGCCTTTATTGTTGGTGCAGCCGGATTAGTGGCTTTTCCACCCTTGGGCGGATTTTGGGCATTGCTGCAAATAGCCGATGGATTGTGGACAACTCAGCCTTTGTTAGTCGGAGTTATTTTAGTCACGAATGCGCTGACAGCTTTCAGCGTCACCAGGGTATTTTGTCTCATGTTTGGCAATAAACCCAAGCCAATGACCGTGCGATCGCCTGAAGTTCATTGGCCCATGATGTTGCCAATGACAATCTTAATGGGCTTTGTCATGCACGCTCCGTTAGTATTGCAAAGCTTGTCGTTACTGCCAGAATGGGCATACATCAACAAAGATGTAGCTTTGTTATTAATTTGGTCTACGATTTTTGGGTGCAGTATCTCAGCTGTAGTTTACCTCTCACCCTTGGTTCCAAAACCAGTCACGCTACCTTGGAAACCACTGCAAGACTTTTTCGCCTACGACCTCTATACAGCTAACTTGTATCGGGTAACGATTGTATTTGGAGTAGCCGTAGTTTCTCGCCTAATTGCTCTGATCGATCGCTACTTAGTTGATGGCATTGTAAATTTAGTTGGCTTAGTCTCGATTTTCGGAGGTGAAACCCTCAAATACAGCACTTCTGGACAATCGCAATTCTACGCCTTAACTATCTTGCTAGGCGTGTGTTTGTTAGGCACGATCGTCGGCTGGCCCCTGCTATCCCACATGGAACTCAGTTTTGCATTCTAG